From the genome of Streptomyces sp. NBC_00523:
CGGGGCGGCTCGCGATCTCGTGGGCGTGCTCGGCGGTCCCGGGGACGCCCTGGGTGTTCCAGGCGCTGCCGAGGGCGTAGACGAGGGAGTCGTACGCCAACTCCTCCTCGCCGTCCGCGCTGCCGACGGTGACCGCCTTGCGGTCGACGTCCACGGCGGTCACCCGGCCGACCTTCAGCTCCACGCCCGTACCGGCGAACATCTCGGTGAAGGGGCGGGGCTTGAGGGCTTGGCCGGCCGCGAGCTGGTGCATGCGGACGCGCTCCACGAAGTCGGGCTCCGCGTTGACGAGGGTGACGCTGACGTCCTCACGGCGCAGCCGCTTGGCGACGCGGCCCGCCGCGATGGCTCCGGCGTATCCGGCTCCGAGGACGATGATGCGGTGCTGCTGCATGTGCCTGCTCCTGTCTCGCGCGGGTTCGCCCCTGCGGGGTGGTTTCTCGACCCTTGAACCGGGTAGCCCGCGCTTTCCTGACAGGAGTGTGGTGTGACCTGCGTCACTGAGTGCTCAGAAGGCTGTGAGCAGCGGCTTTCCGTGTTCCATCGCCGCCCACTGCCGGGTCGCGCGTTCCAGCTTGTCCGGGTTGACCTGGTTGCGGAACGAAGCGATTCCCTCCGGGGTGACCTCCACACACATGACGCCGATGACGCGTTCGCCGACGACCGCCAGGACGGCGGTGGCGCCGTTCGCGTACGTCATGTGCAGTTCCACGGAACCGCCGGTCATCGCGGTCTTCGCCTTGCCCGGCTTGAGCAGGCCGCGCATGAACGTCGCGACGGCCTTGGCGCCCTCGAACGCCTTGGCGCGCGCGGGCACCTTTCCGCCGCCGTCGCCGATGGAGATCGCGTCGGAGGTCAGCAGCTCCACGAGCGGTTCGGTACGGCCGCCCGCGGCGGCGAGCAGGAACTCCTCGATGACCCGGCGGGCGGCGGCCTCGTCCACCTCGGTGCGCGTCCGGCCGTCGGCGATGTGCTTCTTCGCCCGGTGGTAGACCTGCTGCACGGCGGATTCGCCGAGGTCCAGGATCTCCGCGATCTCCCGGTGCGGATAACCGAACGCCTCGCGCAGCACGTACACGGCCCGCTCGCCGGGCGTCAGCCGCTCCATGAGCGTGAGCACGGCGTACGAGACCGACTCGCGCTGCTCCACCGTGTCGGCGGGGCCGAGCATCGGGTCCCCGGCGAGCAGCGGTTCGGGCAGCCAGGCGCCCACGTATGTCTCGCGGCGGGCGCGGGCGGAGGTGAGCTGGTTGAGGCAGAGGTTGGTGAGGACCTTCGTCAGCCACGCCTCGGGGACCTCGATCCGCCCGGTGTCGGCGGCCTGCCAGCGCAGGTAGGTGTCCTGCACGGCGTCCTCGGCCTCGCTCGCCGAGCCCAGGAGGCGGTAGGCGATGGCCTCCAGCCGGGGCCTGGCCGCCTCGAACCGGTCCACGTCCTGCACGGTCGTCATGCCCGGAATCGTAGCCCCGGGCCCGTTGTCAGTGCTCGCCCGTACGCTGCGGACATGGACTGGCAGTGCACCGGCCTCCGCTGGCCCGAGGGCTCCGACGGCCCCGCGCTGGGCTGGCGCAAGGGGACGCGGACGCGGGCGAGCGTCCTGGCGTACGGAACGGAGTTCGGCTTCCGGGCGTCC
Proteins encoded in this window:
- the sigJ gene encoding RNA polymerase sigma factor SigJ, with product MTTVQDVDRFEAARPRLEAIAYRLLGSASEAEDAVQDTYLRWQAADTGRIEVPEAWLTKVLTNLCLNQLTSARARRETYVGAWLPEPLLAGDPMLGPADTVEQRESVSYAVLTLMERLTPGERAVYVLREAFGYPHREIAEILDLGESAVQQVYHRAKKHIADGRTRTEVDEAAARRVIEEFLLAAAGGRTEPLVELLTSDAISIGDGGGKVPARAKAFEGAKAVATFMRGLLKPGKAKTAMTGGSVELHMTYANGATAVLAVVGERVIGVMCVEVTPEGIASFRNQVNPDKLERATRQWAAMEHGKPLLTAF